In Crateriforma spongiae, the following proteins share a genomic window:
- a CDS encoding outer membrane protein assembly factor BamB family protein produces MPSFIFTARFPWGLTLAVGILVTSAAPADWPYWRGPRYDGTADATGLPEDWDPEGGEGSNLLWKRDDVGGICTPVSMNGRLYTIQRSDADTEVEGERVLCLDAATGETLWEHSYNVWLSDVPAERVGWSSPVADPETGYVYVLGSCDIFMCLDGETGDVVWNKPLHEQFGMLSTYGGRTNFPIIHEDLVIISGIIINWGDRAKPNHRLLGLDKKTGEVVWFSGTRDLPYDTSYSAPSLVTIDGQRQLILGCGDGQVWGFQPRTGKPLWSYPFSRRGLYATPLVVGNRVFAGHSEENVSGSAMGAMVGLEISGTGDDTTVKELWKIEELVCGYGEPVMVDDRLYVLDDRNKMWVIQADTGEIILEKKSVVGSRQRSALFYADGKLYVLSEGGGWAILEPTEDGFEVLNKQRRIRGQGFAASPIASGGRVYFQGTNTLYCLDTGSGSQTMPTAEEVLGQETPVSQNPAATQLLLVPNESLIKPGESIQLSVRAYNRIGQPVETPADVELTVQGPGTIDGMTFVADAQAQHTAAVIHAKAGDATGVARVRIVPSLPWRFTFDDLSDPPLSWVGARYRHVIRDVDGSPALTKISTIPKGARSRAWMGPSDMAEYTISADVMGSRNLDQLPDIGLTAQGYVLDLMGQSQQLQIRTWVSSEERARSTVPFEWKEGVWYRMKFSAEIESEGPAATAILRGKIWPRDEPEPKEWTVTARDESPVLSASPGLYGNAKVAELYLDNIEVTANED; encoded by the coding sequence TCATCTTCACTGCACGTTTTCCATGGGGCCTGACCTTGGCGGTCGGCATCTTGGTCACCTCGGCGGCACCGGCCGACTGGCCTTATTGGCGTGGCCCCCGCTACGACGGGACCGCCGATGCGACGGGTTTGCCAGAGGACTGGGACCCCGAAGGCGGCGAAGGCAGTAATCTGCTGTGGAAACGTGACGACGTCGGCGGCATCTGTACCCCCGTCTCGATGAACGGCCGGCTGTACACGATCCAGCGGAGCGATGCGGACACCGAAGTCGAAGGCGAACGCGTGCTGTGCCTGGACGCCGCCACCGGCGAAACCCTGTGGGAACATTCGTACAACGTCTGGTTGTCGGACGTCCCGGCCGAACGGGTCGGCTGGAGCAGCCCGGTCGCCGACCCGGAAACCGGATACGTCTATGTCCTGGGGTCCTGCGACATCTTCATGTGCCTGGACGGCGAGACGGGCGATGTGGTCTGGAACAAACCGCTGCACGAGCAATTCGGCATGCTGTCGACCTACGGCGGCCGCACGAATTTCCCGATCATCCACGAAGACCTGGTGATCATCTCCGGCATCATCATCAACTGGGGCGATCGGGCCAAACCGAACCACCGTCTGTTGGGCCTGGACAAGAAAACCGGCGAAGTCGTCTGGTTCAGCGGCACCCGCGATCTGCCGTATGACACCAGTTATTCCGCCCCCAGCCTGGTCACGATCGACGGCCAGCGGCAACTGATCCTGGGCTGTGGCGACGGCCAAGTCTGGGGCTTTCAACCGCGGACCGGCAAACCGCTGTGGAGCTATCCGTTTTCACGCCGCGGTCTGTACGCCACCCCGCTGGTCGTCGGCAACCGTGTCTTTGCCGGCCACAGCGAAGAAAACGTCTCCGGCAGTGCAATGGGCGCAATGGTCGGATTGGAAATCAGCGGCACCGGCGACGACACCACCGTCAAAGAACTGTGGAAGATCGAGGAACTGGTTTGCGGCTATGGCGAACCGGTCATGGTCGACGACCGCCTGTATGTCTTGGATGACCGCAACAAAATGTGGGTGATTCAGGCGGACACCGGCGAAATCATCTTGGAAAAGAAAAGTGTGGTGGGGTCCCGTCAGCGTTCGGCACTGTTTTATGCCGACGGCAAACTGTACGTGCTTTCCGAAGGCGGCGGCTGGGCCATCTTGGAACCGACCGAAGACGGCTTCGAAGTGCTGAACAAACAGCGCCGCATTCGTGGCCAAGGTTTCGCCGCGTCGCCGATCGCGTCGGGCGGTCGCGTCTATTTCCAAGGCACCAATACGCTTTACTGCTTGGATACCGGTAGCGGTAGCCAAACCATGCCCACGGCCGAAGAAGTCTTGGGCCAGGAAACACCGGTTTCCCAAAATCCCGCTGCAACGCAGTTGTTACTGGTTCCCAACGAATCGCTGATCAAGCCCGGCGAATCGATCCAGCTGTCGGTTCGTGCGTACAATCGAATCGGCCAGCCGGTCGAAACACCCGCCGATGTCGAACTGACCGTCCAGGGTCCGGGAACGATTGACGGCATGACCTTTGTCGCCGACGCCCAGGCCCAGCACACCGCCGCGGTGATTCACGCCAAGGCAGGCGACGCGACGGGGGTGGCCCGCGTCCGTATCGTTCCATCGCTGCCGTGGCGATTCACCTTTGACGATCTTTCCGATCCGCCGCTGTCGTGGGTCGGTGCACGCTATCGCCACGTCATCCGCGACGTCGACGGTTCACCCGCGCTGACCAAGATCAGCACGATCCCCAAGGGTGCCCGCAGCCGCGCTTGGATGGGCCCCAGCGACATGGCGGAATACACCATCAGCGCCGACGTCATGGGTTCCCGGAATCTGGACCAATTGCCCGATATCGGCCTGACCGCTCAAGGCTATGTGCTGGACCTGATGGGCCAAAGCCAACAGTTGCAAATCCGCACCTGGGTGTCGTCCGAAGAACGTGCCCGTTCCACCGTTCCTTTCGAGTGGAAAGAGGGCGTCTGGTATCGGATGAAGTTCAGCGCGGAAATCGAAAGCGAAGGCCCCGCCGCGACCGCGATTTTGCGAGGCAAGATCTGGCCGCGTGACGAACCGGAGCCCAAGGAGTGGACGGTCACCGCGCGTGACGAATCGCCGGTGCTGTCGGCCAGCCCCGGGCTGTACGGAAACGCCAAAGTCGCCGAACTGTACTTGGACAATATCGAAGTCACCGCGAACGAAGACTGA
- a CDS encoding PQQ-binding-like beta-propeller repeat protein, producing MRQTEFSATMMILGSLILGSITTASLSGCKPPQSTDVNVSTEPLEPGDNVTTGVETPNAGNTTVGAAGVVETPLAGSTPETAEVQGSTLTASVAEDTVEKIMAAGGDWPQWGGTRVRNNVPGVTGLPESWNTGRFDRRTGEWDKSRVENIRWYANLGSQTYGNPVVADGQVYVGTNNGAGYLKRYPAKVDLGCLLAFDEENGDFLWQHSSEKLITGRVHDWPLQGICCAPLVEGERLWFVTSRGEVRCLDTKGFYDNEDDGPVKNEPAFVASIMDTGEGNTFEEALAELNGGTFPAALLEQIAQAGEAAEGETAIKTVTENKVWTATGNFGGVDRELTIKQIGPRISVFKALGVNDKNDADTIWVFNMMTELGTSQHNMCSCSVTSYGDLLFVNTSNGQDESHGNLPAPDAPSFFCMNKNTGEVYWTDNSPGTNILHGQWSSPTVAECNGVPQVLFCGGDGWLYSFRADRGSDGNPELLWKFDCNPKTSKWILGGEGTRNNLIGTPVAYDGRVYIGVGQDPEHQEGEGHLWCIDPNKRGDVSPQLAVRIEGDKRVPIPHKRIQAVEPEKGEAAIDNPNSAALWHYSQQDQDGDGNIDFEEEMHRTCGTVAIKDGLLYIADFSGLVHCLDAKGTDDGQPIVHFTYDMLAQSWGSALISDGKVYVGDEDGDVCVFELGKDNAEPIEEINMGTSVYSTPVAANGRLYISTKDKLFAIEQE from the coding sequence ATGCGTCAAACCGAATTTTCCGCCACGATGATGATCCTGGGTTCCTTGATCCTAGGCAGCATCACGACCGCATCGCTTAGCGGTTGTAAACCGCCCCAATCGACCGACGTGAATGTGTCGACCGAGCCGCTGGAACCTGGCGACAACGTCACCACCGGCGTCGAAACCCCGAACGCCGGCAACACCACCGTCGGCGCCGCCGGCGTGGTGGAAACGCCGCTGGCCGGATCGACACCCGAGACTGCAGAAGTCCAAGGGTCCACGCTGACCGCATCGGTCGCCGAAGACACTGTCGAAAAGATCATGGCCGCCGGCGGCGACTGGCCCCAGTGGGGCGGCACCCGGGTCCGCAACAACGTTCCCGGCGTGACGGGCTTGCCGGAAAGCTGGAACACCGGCCGTTTCGACCGTCGCACGGGTGAGTGGGACAAGAGCCGCGTCGAAAACATTCGCTGGTACGCCAACCTGGGCAGCCAGACCTATGGCAATCCGGTCGTCGCGGACGGTCAGGTTTATGTCGGGACCAACAACGGGGCCGGCTACCTGAAACGCTATCCCGCCAAGGTCGACCTGGGATGCTTGCTGGCCTTTGACGAAGAAAACGGCGACTTCCTGTGGCAGCACAGCAGCGAGAAACTGATCACCGGACGCGTTCACGATTGGCCGCTGCAAGGCATCTGTTGTGCCCCGCTGGTCGAAGGCGAACGGTTGTGGTTTGTCACCAGTCGCGGCGAAGTCCGTTGTCTGGACACCAAAGGTTTCTATGACAACGAAGACGACGGACCGGTCAAGAACGAACCGGCATTCGTCGCGTCGATCATGGACACCGGTGAAGGCAACACATTCGAAGAAGCTTTGGCCGAACTGAACGGCGGGACCTTCCCCGCCGCTTTGCTGGAACAAATCGCCCAAGCCGGTGAAGCGGCCGAGGGCGAAACCGCCATCAAAACGGTCACCGAAAATAAGGTCTGGACCGCCACGGGCAACTTCGGTGGTGTCGACCGCGAATTGACGATCAAGCAGATCGGACCGCGGATCAGTGTTTTCAAGGCACTCGGTGTCAACGACAAGAACGACGCGGACACGATTTGGGTCTTCAACATGATGACCGAACTGGGGACCAGCCAGCACAACATGTGCAGCTGCAGTGTGACCAGCTACGGCGACCTGCTGTTCGTCAACACCAGCAACGGCCAAGACGAATCTCACGGCAACTTGCCCGCACCGGACGCCCCCAGCTTCTTCTGCATGAACAAGAACACCGGCGAAGTCTATTGGACGGACAATTCGCCCGGTACGAACATCTTGCACGGTCAGTGGTCCAGCCCCACGGTGGCCGAATGCAACGGCGTTCCCCAAGTGCTGTTCTGTGGCGGCGATGGTTGGCTGTACAGCTTCCGCGCCGATCGCGGCAGCGACGGCAACCCAGAATTGCTGTGGAAATTCGACTGTAACCCCAAGACGTCCAAGTGGATCCTGGGCGGCGAAGGCACCCGGAATAACTTGATCGGCACGCCGGTCGCCTATGACGGTCGCGTTTACATCGGCGTCGGCCAAGACCCGGAACACCAAGAGGGCGAAGGTCACCTGTGGTGCATCGACCCGAACAAACGCGGCGACGTGTCACCCCAATTGGCGGTTCGCATCGAAGGCGACAAACGCGTTCCGATCCCGCACAAACGCATTCAAGCGGTTGAACCGGAGAAGGGCGAAGCAGCGATCGACAACCCGAATTCCGCCGCGCTGTGGCATTACAGCCAGCAAGACCAAGACGGCGACGGCAACATCGATTTCGAAGAAGAAATGCACCGCACCTGCGGCACCGTTGCGATCAAAGACGGCCTGCTGTACATCGCTGACTTTTCCGGCTTGGTGCATTGCCTGGATGCCAAGGGAACCGATGACGGGCAACCGATCGTCCACTTCACTTATGACATGCTGGCCCAAAGCTGGGGCAGTGCGTTGATCAGCGATGGCAAAGTCTATGTCGGGGACGAAGACGGCGACGTGTGTGTCTTCGAACTCGGCAAAGACAATGCCGAGCCGATCGAGGAGATCAACATGGGAACCAGCGTCTACAGCACGCCGGTGGCTGCCAACGGCCGGCTGTACATCAGCACCAAAGACAAGCTGTTTGCCATCGAGCAAGAGTAG
- a CDS encoding response regulator, with amino-acid sequence MNTSSNGQTAKTLVDCGNCGPDFASIRQMVTRHFKVHVIQTHGAEDTLEVLKNRKVDLVTVNRKLDRDYTDGLDVIRQIKSDPDTNAVPVMLVSNYEEHQQTATETGAVPGFGKLALTDPATRSLLEPFLGDA; translated from the coding sequence TTGAACACATCGTCCAACGGGCAAACCGCCAAGACGCTTGTCGATTGCGGCAACTGTGGCCCTGATTTTGCCTCCATCCGTCAAATGGTCACCCGTCACTTCAAGGTGCACGTGATTCAGACTCATGGGGCCGAAGACACCCTGGAGGTTTTGAAGAACCGCAAGGTCGACTTGGTCACGGTCAATCGTAAACTTGACCGTGACTACACCGATGGCCTGGACGTGATCCGTCAGATCAAATCGGATCCAGACACCAATGCGGTTCCGGTGATGCTGGTTTCCAATTACGAGGAACACCAACAAACCGCGACCGAAACCGGTGCGGTGCCGGGTTTCGGGAAGCTGGCGTTGACCGATCCGGCAACACGGTCGCTGTTGGAACCCTTTCTGGGTGATGCATAG
- the panD gene encoding aspartate 1-decarboxylase gives MNGRFRKMLASKIHRATVTGADLEYEGSLTVPPHLLEAAGIVPYEAIHVWDVTRGSRLETYAIEGLPDSNDICANGAAAHLIHPGDLVILATYCFVPESEVDRHQPRLVFVDESNQIVHGGPELAGPQRRSPAGG, from the coding sequence ATGAACGGACGTTTTCGAAAGATGTTGGCATCAAAGATTCACCGCGCGACGGTGACGGGTGCCGATTTGGAATATGAGGGCAGCCTGACGGTTCCACCACACTTGTTGGAAGCCGCCGGGATCGTTCCCTACGAAGCAATCCACGTGTGGGACGTCACACGGGGAAGCCGTCTGGAAACGTACGCCATCGAAGGGCTGCCCGATTCAAACGACATCTGCGCCAACGGCGCGGCGGCCCACCTGATTCACCCCGGCGATCTGGTGATCCTGGCGACCTACTGTTTTGTGCCCGAATCCGAAGTCGACCGGCATCAGCCGCGTTTGGTGTTCGTCGACGAATCGAACCAAATCGTTCACGGCGGCCCCGAATTGGCCGGCCCCCAGCGTCGAAGCCCGGCGGGGGGGTAA
- a CDS encoding DMT family transporter: protein MSNFGILTVAVLVGLATGCLLATQPSVNGQLGRSVAHPMQASMISFASGAAIVFVICLAMGRFPPEFVRPAGQLPWWIWFGGAIGVVMVTTSLIFVPRVGSLPWFAAVMTGQTVGAVILDHYGWLGNPRTAASPMRLLGTALLIAGVLVIVAAQRQVVTTSGDPPPAEPTAGDQVTDR, encoded by the coding sequence TTGTCCAATTTCGGAATTTTGACCGTCGCCGTGCTGGTGGGTCTGGCGACCGGATGCCTGTTGGCAACCCAGCCCAGCGTGAACGGACAATTGGGACGAAGTGTCGCACACCCGATGCAGGCGTCCATGATTTCTTTTGCCAGCGGCGCGGCGATCGTATTCGTGATTTGCCTGGCGATGGGCCGGTTTCCGCCGGAATTTGTCCGCCCAGCCGGCCAATTGCCTTGGTGGATTTGGTTCGGCGGTGCCATCGGCGTGGTGATGGTCACGACGTCGCTGATTTTCGTGCCCCGGGTGGGTTCATTGCCGTGGTTCGCCGCCGTGATGACCGGCCAGACCGTCGGTGCGGTGATCCTGGACCACTACGGATGGCTGGGAAATCCACGGACCGCCGCATCGCCAATGCGTTTGCTGGGCACCGCGTTGTTGATTGCGGGCGTCCTGGTCATCGTTGCCGCCCAACGCCAGGTCGTCACCACCAGTGGTGATCCCCCGCCCGCGGAACCGACGGCCGGCGATCAGGTCACCGATCGCTGA
- a CDS encoding 3-hydroxyacyl-ACP dehydratase FabZ family protein: protein MKYRQIDKIIALQPGSRLVGERTLLADEEYLSDHFPNLPVMPGVMMLEALHQAAIWLVRSTLDFQCPMIFLREARSVKFGDFLSPGETLRVTAEIKSRDGDSFRIKAVAAKEGRVTVSAILHMDVRSSGDPARLNTDEELAQRCRNQFQTLFGCPQDIPEVEAA, encoded by the coding sequence GTGAAATATCGGCAAATCGATAAAATCATCGCCCTCCAGCCCGGTTCGCGGCTGGTCGGGGAACGCACGCTTTTGGCCGATGAAGAATATCTGAGCGACCATTTTCCGAATCTCCCCGTGATGCCCGGGGTGATGATGCTCGAAGCGCTGCACCAAGCGGCGATCTGGCTGGTCCGTTCGACGCTGGATTTTCAGTGCCCGATGATCTTTCTGCGGGAAGCCCGCAGTGTGAAGTTCGGCGACTTTTTGTCCCCCGGCGAAACGCTCCGCGTGACCGCCGAGATCAAATCACGCGACGGCGATTCGTTCCGCATCAAAGCGGTCGCCGCCAAAGAGGGCCGGGTCACTGTCAGTGCGATTCTGCACATGGATGTCCGCAGCAGCGGGGATCCGGCGCGTCTGAATACCGACGAAGAATTGGCGCAGCGGTGCCGAAACCAGTTTCAGACATTGTTCGGATGTCCCCAAGACATTCCGGAAGTCGAAGCCGCCTAG
- a CDS encoding acyl carrier protein has protein sequence MSLSQDEIFEKVQESLVDALGVDDDEVTREATLVGDLGAESIDFLDIVFKLESAFDISIPREELSPEDILTNSQYVQDGTVTAEGMAELKRRMPWADLEEFEKNPRVQDFGNILTVGDLCKYVESKLGQ, from the coding sequence ATGAGTCTGTCACAGGATGAAATCTTCGAAAAAGTCCAGGAATCACTCGTCGACGCACTGGGCGTCGATGACGACGAGGTCACCCGCGAAGCGACCCTGGTGGGCGACTTGGGTGCCGAATCGATCGATTTCTTGGACATCGTTTTCAAACTTGAAAGCGCATTCGATATCTCGATCCCGCGCGAAGAACTGTCGCCCGAAGACATTTTGACCAACAGTCAATACGTCCAGGACGGCACCGTGACCGCCGAAGGCATGGCGGAACTGAAACGACGTATGCCCTGGGCTGATCTGGAAGAGTTCGAAAAGAACCCTCGCGTCCAAGACTTTGGAAACATTCTGACCGTCGGCGATTTGTGCAAATACGTCGAATCCAAGCTCGGCCAGTGA
- a CDS encoding 3-hydroxyacyl-ACP dehydratase FabZ family protein yields the protein MRWFWIDRFTEFVSGSHASGIKNVALDEEVVDEYLPGYPVLPPTLIIEGMAQLGGILVAEHFKFEKRVVLAKVGKATYHQPARVGDQLRYRVDFKSANDTGAIATGHSVCGTQPQADIDLMFAFLEPGHLVDGPLFQPGDLRTMLRIMNFFHVAVDADGNPLPHYDNL from the coding sequence ATGCGTTGGTTTTGGATCGACCGATTTACCGAGTTCGTCAGCGGTTCACACGCCAGCGGGATCAAGAATGTCGCGCTGGATGAAGAAGTGGTTGACGAATACCTGCCGGGCTATCCCGTCCTGCCGCCGACCCTGATCATCGAGGGCATGGCACAGCTGGGCGGTATCCTGGTGGCCGAACACTTCAAGTTTGAAAAGCGTGTCGTGCTGGCCAAAGTCGGCAAGGCGACGTACCACCAACCGGCTCGGGTCGGTGACCAACTGCGTTATCGCGTCGATTTTAAATCGGCCAACGACACCGGCGCCATTGCGACCGGACACAGTGTTTGCGGTACGCAACCGCAAGCCGACATTGATTTGATGTTCGCCTTTTTGGAACCCGGTCATCTGGTCGACGGCCCTCTGTTCCAACCCGGCGACCTGCGAACGATGCTGCGGATCATGAATTTCTTTCACGTCGCCGTCGACGCTGACGGCAATCCGTTGCCCCATTACGACAACCTTTGA
- a CDS encoding beta-ketoacyl-[acyl-carrier-protein] synthase family protein encodes MPTDSHRRRVVVTGIGMINPMGHDVATVWSGLQEGKSGVAPTTLFDASGFPTKISAEIKNWDLTEADDGMGSVDKLGRHTKFAIGAANQAVRDSGIIDAITDPTRLGVYLGSGEGNQDFNTFSKMMVAALAEGEYDEAKFVRAGLDLLDPAKELEQEPNMPAAHVATKFNAQGPNFNCLTACAASSQAVGEATEIIRRGEADAMIAGGTHSMIHPFGVTGFNLLTALSESNDQPTKASRPFDLKRNGFVLGEGSAMVILEELEMAKKRGATIYGEIAGYGTTADAYRVTDIPPDGHGAIAAMRMAISDASLTPADIQYVNAHGTSTKVNDRVETKACREVFGALADSVPVSSTKSMMGHLIAAAGVTEMIVCLMAMRDSVLPPTINYENPDPECDLDYVPNEARPGEIRYALNNSFGFGGQNVSLCLSRHDG; translated from the coding sequence ATGCCCACTGATTCCCATCGCCGTCGCGTCGTCGTCACCGGTATCGGGATGATCAATCCCATGGGACACGACGTTGCCACCGTCTGGTCCGGGTTACAGGAAGGCAAATCCGGTGTCGCACCGACGACGCTGTTTGACGCCAGCGGATTTCCGACCAAGATCAGCGCCGAAATCAAGAACTGGGACCTGACCGAAGCCGACGACGGCATGGGATCGGTCGACAAGTTGGGTAGGCATACCAAGTTTGCCATCGGCGCGGCCAACCAAGCCGTCCGTGACAGCGGCATCATCGACGCGATCACCGACCCGACGCGGTTGGGCGTTTACTTGGGCAGTGGTGAAGGCAATCAGGACTTCAACACCTTCAGCAAAATGATGGTCGCCGCTTTGGCCGAAGGCGAATACGACGAAGCCAAGTTCGTCCGTGCCGGACTGGACCTGCTGGATCCCGCCAAGGAACTGGAACAGGAACCCAACATGCCGGCCGCCCACGTGGCGACCAAGTTCAATGCCCAGGGTCCCAATTTCAATTGCCTGACCGCCTGTGCCGCCAGCAGCCAAGCCGTCGGCGAAGCCACCGAAATCATCCGTCGCGGCGAAGCCGACGCGATGATCGCCGGCGGAACCCACAGCATGATCCATCCGTTCGGCGTGACCGGGTTCAACCTGTTGACCGCGTTGTCCGAATCCAACGACCAGCCGACCAAAGCCAGCCGTCCGTTCGATTTGAAACGAAATGGATTCGTGCTGGGCGAAGGATCGGCAATGGTCATCTTGGAAGAACTGGAGATGGCTAAGAAACGCGGCGCGACGATCTATGGCGAAATCGCCGGCTATGGCACCACCGCCGACGCGTACCGTGTCACCGACATTCCACCGGACGGCCACGGCGCGATTGCCGCGATGCGAATGGCGATCAGCGACGCAAGTTTGACACCCGCCGACATTCAATACGTCAACGCCCACGGCACCAGCACCAAGGTCAACGACCGCGTCGAAACCAAAGCTTGCCGCGAGGTGTTCGGCGCGTTGGCCGATTCGGTCCCCGTCAGCAGCACCAAGAGCATGATGGGCCATTTGATCGCCGCGGCCGGCGTGACCGAGATGATCGTGTGTTTGATGGCGATGCGTGACAGCGTTTTGCCACCGACAATCAACTATGAAAATCCTGATCCAGAATGCGATCTGGATTACGTTCCCAACGAAGCCCGCCCGGGCGAAATCCGATACGCTTTGAACAACAGCTTCGGGTTCGGCGGCCAGAACGTTTCGCTTTGCTTAAGCCGCCACGACGGCTGA
- a CDS encoding anti-sigma factor, whose protein sequence is MAEFTDAELAAFLDEALPPSRSAELEHHLRTDAALRHRLTEVTGRQSAGLHTIGGIWRRNRLSCPDRGELGQYILGTLDEERADYIRFHLEQVGCRYCAANLADLEAAAAGGEETVRRRTKYFQTSVGHLGS, encoded by the coding sequence ATGGCTGAGTTTACCGACGCCGAATTGGCCGCCTTTCTGGACGAAGCCCTGCCGCCATCGCGATCGGCGGAACTGGAGCATCATCTGCGAACCGACGCGGCGTTGCGTCATCGGCTGACCGAGGTGACCGGACGACAATCCGCCGGCCTGCACACCATCGGCGGCATTTGGCGACGCAACCGACTGTCATGCCCCGACCGAGGCGAACTGGGGCAATACATCTTGGGCACCTTGGACGAAGAACGCGCCGATTACATTCGGTTCCATCTGGAACAAGTCGGTTGTCGTTACTGCGCCGCCAATCTGGCGGATTTGGAAGCCGCGGCGGCCGGCGGTGAAGAAACCGTCCGCCGGCGCACCAAATACTTTCAAACCAGCGTCGGCCACCTGGGTTCGTGA
- a CDS encoding MBL fold metallo-hydrolase RNA specificity domain-containing protein: MKLFHHGAHQGVTGSCHQLSWDDGRHSLLVDCGIFQGDEAQKHGGPEIEFPLDGIQSLLLTHVHIDHCGRLPHLMAAGFEQPIYCSPPSAKLLPLVMEDAIRIGFTRSERLIDRFLEAVDALVRPLDYHQWHRIEGGVEIRLRPAGHVLGSTIFEVRLPDGSLVVFSGDLGAGTNPLLNPPTSPPEADLLVLESTYGDRLHPRSGDRQAALESILRKTLQDHGVTIIPAFSLGRTQALLYEMNGIFERLQSEGGQSLLHRVDVLIDSPLASRFTALYDDLQDYWSEEAQHLMKTDDQPLVFENLVKIGDHDEHRDTLNYIARTELPAIVIAGSGMCTGGRVVNYLKRFLDDPRTDIVFCGYQASGTPGQRLQRGAHWLRLDGKKYHVAADVHQLSGYSAHADQADLIEFVDHFESAPKRIRLVHGDYQPKRTLAKKLTEKGYQVDDF, encoded by the coding sequence ATGAAGCTGTTTCACCACGGGGCCCACCAAGGCGTGACCGGATCATGCCACCAGTTGTCTTGGGATGACGGACGTCACAGTCTGTTGGTTGACTGTGGGATCTTCCAAGGCGATGAAGCCCAGAAACACGGTGGACCAGAAATCGAGTTTCCGCTCGACGGCATCCAAAGTCTGTTGCTGACCCACGTTCACATTGATCACTGTGGACGGTTACCCCACTTGATGGCCGCGGGGTTCGAACAGCCGATTTATTGCAGCCCTCCATCGGCCAAGTTGTTGCCGCTGGTGATGGAGGACGCCATTCGGATCGGCTTCACCCGATCGGAACGTCTGATCGACCGATTCCTGGAAGCGGTCGACGCGTTGGTCCGCCCGCTGGATTATCACCAATGGCATCGCATCGAAGGCGGTGTGGAAATCCGTCTTCGTCCGGCGGGACATGTCCTGGGATCGACGATTTTCGAAGTTCGTTTGCCCGACGGATCGTTGGTGGTCTTTTCCGGCGATCTGGGTGCGGGCACCAATCCATTGTTGAATCCGCCGACCAGTCCGCCGGAGGCCGACTTGCTGGTGTTGGAATCGACCTACGGCGATCGATTGCACCCGCGATCGGGCGATCGGCAAGCCGCATTGGAATCGATCCTGCGGAAAACGCTGCAAGACCATGGCGTGACGATCATCCCGGCATTCAGTCTGGGACGTACCCAAGCGCTGCTGTACGAGATGAACGGCATCTTTGAGCGGTTGCAATCCGAAGGCGGACAGTCGCTTTTGCACCGCGTCGATGTGTTGATCGATTCGCCTTTGGCGTCACGCTTCACCGCCCTATACGACGACCTGCAGGACTACTGGAGCGAAGAAGCCCAGCACTTGATGAAGACCGATGATCAACCACTGGTCTTCGAAAACTTGGTCAAGATCGGCGATCACGACGAACACCGGGACACGCTGAATTACATCGCGCGCACCGAACTGCCCGCCATCGTCATCGCCGGCAGTGGCATGTGCACCGGCGGCAGGGTGGTCAACTATCTAAAACGTTTCTTGGACGATCCGCGAACAGATATCGTGTTCTGTGGTTACCAAGCCAGCGGAACACCGGGCCAACGGTTGCAGCGTGGTGCCCACTGGCTTCGGCTGGACGGTAAAAAGTACCACGTCGCCGCAGACGTCCACCAATTAAGCGGCTACAGCGCCCACGCGGACCAAGCGGACCTGATCGAATTTGTGGACCATTTTGAATCCGCCCCCAAACGTATTCGGTTGGTCCACGGGGATTACCAACCCAAACGCACCCTGGCCAAGAAGCTGACCGAGAAGGGATACCAGGTCGACGACTTTTAA